Proteins encoded in a region of the Marinococcus sp. PL1-022 genome:
- the glmS gene encoding glutamine--fructose-6-phosphate transaminase (isomerizing) — protein sequence MCGIVGYIGNEQASDILLKGLHKLEYRGYDSAGIALVDNDGVSVYKEKGRIAALEETVNGQANGTIGIGHTRWATHGAPSRDNAHPHQSISGRFTLVHNGVIENYQQLQQYYLDRVSLRSQTDTEIIVQLVEKFSQEGLKTEAAFRRTLALLKGSYALALIDNDDEETIYVGKNKSPLLVGLGEGKNVIASDAMAMLHTTKQFIEIMDEEVVIVTRDSVQVKDLEGTVQSREPFVTDIDESDTEKGTYDHFMLKEIDEQPFVIRNIIQKYQDEDGDIKLEEDIRAAINYSDRIYILAAGTSYHAGLVGKEMIEKIGQKPVEVHIASEFLYNQPLLSEKPLFIFISQSGETADSRGVLVNVKKQGHPSITITNVPGSTLSREADFTLHTYAGPEIAVASTKAYTAQMAVMSILAMDIARARGIESDFNAIQQLGLAANAMETLCDQKDVMEGIAREYLSETRNCFFIGRALDYHVVLEGALKLKEISYIQAEGFAGGELKHGTIALIEEGTPVIAVTTQNHVNLNTRGNLQEVVARGANPCVIASETNHQEGDNIVLPDLHEVMTPIVSVIPLQLISYYAAMHRGCDVDKPRNLAKSVTVE from the coding sequence ATGTGTGGAATTGTAGGATATATTGGAAATGAGCAGGCGTCGGACATTTTGTTAAAGGGACTTCATAAGCTTGAATACCGGGGCTACGATTCGGCCGGTATAGCGTTAGTAGACAATGACGGTGTTAGTGTATACAAGGAAAAAGGACGCATTGCCGCTCTCGAAGAAACGGTAAACGGCCAGGCAAATGGTACGATCGGGATCGGCCACACGCGCTGGGCGACACACGGAGCGCCGAGCCGGGACAATGCGCATCCGCATCAAAGCATCAGCGGCCGCTTTACGCTTGTACACAACGGGGTCATTGAGAACTATCAGCAGCTCCAGCAGTATTACCTTGACAGAGTGTCTCTTCGCAGCCAGACTGATACGGAAATCATCGTGCAGCTTGTAGAGAAGTTCAGCCAGGAAGGGCTTAAAACAGAAGCTGCCTTCCGGCGTACTCTGGCTCTTCTAAAAGGATCCTACGCTTTGGCATTAATCGACAACGATGATGAAGAAACCATCTATGTCGGAAAAAATAAGAGCCCGCTCCTCGTTGGTTTAGGAGAAGGTAAAAACGTTATTGCTTCGGATGCAATGGCAATGCTTCACACGACGAAGCAGTTTATTGAAATTATGGACGAAGAAGTTGTTATCGTGACACGTGATTCTGTGCAGGTAAAAGACCTGGAAGGAACTGTTCAGAGCCGCGAGCCTTTTGTGACAGACATTGACGAATCTGATACCGAAAAGGGCACCTACGATCACTTTATGCTCAAGGAAATTGATGAACAGCCATTTGTTATTCGTAACATCATCCAGAAATACCAGGACGAAGACGGCGACATTAAGCTTGAAGAAGATATTCGTGCAGCGATTAATTATTCTGACCGCATTTATATTCTCGCAGCCGGTACAAGCTATCATGCCGGACTCGTAGGTAAAGAAATGATTGAAAAAATCGGACAGAAGCCGGTGGAAGTACACATTGCGAGCGAATTTTTGTATAACCAGCCGCTTCTTTCCGAAAAGCCGTTGTTTATCTTTATTTCCCAAAGCGGGGAGACTGCCGACAGTCGTGGTGTGCTCGTAAATGTGAAAAAACAGGGTCATCCTTCGATCACGATTACGAACGTACCCGGCTCGACGCTGTCCCGTGAGGCAGATTTTACGCTTCATACGTACGCCGGTCCTGAGATTGCGGTTGCTTCAACGAAAGCCTACACTGCTCAAATGGCGGTAATGTCAATTCTTGCTATGGACATTGCCCGGGCCCGCGGCATTGAATCTGATTTTAATGCTATTCAGCAGCTGGGGCTCGCGGCTAACGCCATGGAGACACTTTGTGACCAAAAAGATGTTATGGAAGGCATCGCAAGAGAATATTTGAGTGAAACGCGCAACTGCTTCTTTATTGGACGTGCACTTGACTATCATGTGGTGCTTGAAGGTGCATTAAAGCTGAAGGAAATTTCATACATTCAGGCTGAAGGATTTGCCGGTGGCGAATTGAAGCACGGTACAATTGCGCTTATTGAAGAAGGCACCCCTGTCATTGCCGTAACGACGCAGAACCATGTCAATTTAAATACGCGGGGGAACCTGCAGGAAGTGGTGGCACGTGGAGCCAATCCATGCGTGATTGCCTCCGAAACAAATCACCAGGAAGGCGATAACATCGTACTTCCGGATCTGCACGAAGTAATGACGCCTATTGTTTCTGTCATTCCACTGCAGCTTATCTCTTACTATGCAGCGATGCACCGCGGCTGCGACGTGGATAAGCCGCGTAACCTGGCAAAAAGCGTAACTGTCGAATAG
- a CDS encoding calcium/sodium antiporter gives MAYLFLLIGFALLIKGADFFVDGASSIAGNLKVSPLLIGLTIVAFGTSSPEATVSVLAALDGSAGVALGNVIGSNIFNITLVIGVTALIAPLAVENETVRKEIPFTLLAGVALLILMSDTALQALSENVITRSDGFVFLLFFTVFLYYIFEVARRNRAAQSENQMSAPAAPWTKNILLTVGGLAAIIFGGDLVVDSATEIALAFGMSETLVGLTIVAIGTSLPELITSITAAIKKETDIAIGNIVGSNIFNIFFVLGAASIISPLAVESKIFMDISLMIILTVLLLVFSRTNFRIGRREGAVLAAAYIIYLIYIIIRN, from the coding sequence TTGGCGTATTTGTTTTTACTCATTGGTTTTGCACTCCTGATTAAAGGTGCCGATTTTTTTGTTGATGGCGCCTCAAGCATTGCCGGCAATTTAAAGGTGTCCCCGCTTTTAATCGGGCTGACGATTGTAGCCTTTGGCACAAGCTCTCCGGAAGCAACGGTGAGTGTCCTTGCCGCCTTGGACGGCAGTGCCGGTGTTGCTCTCGGTAACGTAATTGGAAGCAATATTTTCAACATCACGCTTGTGATCGGTGTAACGGCATTAATTGCCCCGCTCGCCGTCGAAAATGAAACAGTGAGAAAAGAGATTCCTTTCACACTGCTTGCGGGTGTGGCGCTTCTTATTCTAATGAGTGACACTGCTCTTCAGGCGCTTAGTGAAAATGTAATCACACGTAGTGATGGCTTTGTGTTCCTGTTGTTTTTCACCGTGTTTTTATATTATATATTTGAAGTGGCCCGAAGGAACCGGGCTGCCCAGTCAGAGAACCAAATGAGTGCTCCGGCTGCCCCGTGGACAAAAAATATACTGCTGACCGTCGGCGGGCTCGCAGCCATCATTTTTGGCGGGGACCTGGTAGTCGACAGCGCGACTGAAATTGCGCTTGCGTTTGGGATGAGTGAAACACTGGTTGGTTTGACTATCGTTGCTATTGGGACGTCCCTGCCGGAATTGATTACTTCCATTACGGCGGCGATTAAAAAAGAAACAGACATAGCGATCGGCAATATTGTCGGAAGCAATATTTTCAACATTTTCTTTGTGCTCGGTGCCGCTTCCATAATCTCTCCGCTTGCAGTAGAAAGCAAAATTTTTATGGACATTTCGCTTATGATCATCCTGACAGTGCTGCTGCTCGTTTTTTCGAGAACCAATTTCAGAATTGGCCGCCGGGAAGGCGCTGTTCTTGCAGCCGCATATATTATTTACCTGATTTATATTATTATCCGTAACTAA
- a CDS encoding ISL3 family transposase → MHMYSNITIPGLQGVRVLHTDEREGMVHLQVAVPRKRSRCPACGTWTRRVHDYRWQRVQHTAWFERPTVLHYRRRRYACPCGKRFAEANPLVDRYQRHSREWNQALGLRLVTGKNFTDTARQFSTSVTTALRRFDELASRTLPHVEQLPRVIAVDEYKGDTSAGKYQLLVADGATGRPVDILPDRKKETLKQYLQQKGGQVEVVVMDMSAPFHQAARRALNRPIIVADRFHVHRHVYWALERVRRRVQHTLSSYHRKRCKRLKHVFTKKAEDLTAQQVKIRDYYLAESEELRTAYELKEAFRAWFERSKRRMTTGQAGAIRDDLYAFYRQVEASGCPDMAQAAATVRRWQTEILNSFTFDYHNGTVEGLNNQTKVIKRNAFGFQRYDRLRAKVLLHHQYKWSLAG, encoded by the coding sequence GTGCATATGTATAGTAACATAACGATCCCCGGCCTCCAAGGGGTAAGGGTCCTCCACACCGACGAACGGGAAGGAATGGTGCACCTTCAGGTGGCGGTGCCCCGGAAACGGTCCCGGTGCCCAGCCTGTGGCACGTGGACCCGGCGGGTCCACGATTACCGGTGGCAGCGGGTGCAGCATACGGCCTGGTTTGAACGGCCAACCGTGCTTCATTATCGTCGGCGGCGGTACGCCTGCCCCTGCGGGAAGCGATTTGCTGAAGCTAATCCACTGGTCGATCGGTATCAGCGGCACAGCCGGGAATGGAATCAGGCCCTCGGCCTCCGGCTGGTCACCGGCAAGAATTTCACCGATACAGCCCGCCAGTTTTCCACGTCAGTCACGACGGCGCTGCGCCGGTTTGACGAGTTGGCTTCCCGGACGCTCCCGCACGTGGAGCAGCTGCCACGGGTGATTGCCGTCGACGAGTACAAAGGCGACACGAGCGCCGGCAAGTATCAGCTGTTGGTGGCGGACGGGGCTACCGGACGTCCGGTCGACATTTTGCCGGACCGGAAGAAAGAGACACTGAAGCAGTACCTGCAGCAGAAAGGCGGCCAGGTGGAGGTGGTCGTGATGGATATGAGTGCGCCCTTTCACCAGGCGGCCCGGCGGGCCCTGAACCGTCCGATCATCGTGGCGGACCGGTTTCACGTGCACCGGCACGTGTACTGGGCTCTCGAACGGGTCCGGCGCCGCGTGCAGCACACCCTGTCGTCCTACCACCGCAAGCGGTGCAAACGGCTGAAGCACGTGTTTACCAAAAAAGCCGAAGACCTCACCGCCCAACAGGTGAAGATCCGGGACTATTACCTGGCCGAGTCGGAAGAGCTCCGGACGGCATATGAACTCAAAGAAGCCTTTCGGGCCTGGTTTGAGCGGAGCAAGCGCCGGATGACAACCGGCCAGGCCGGCGCGATCCGGGATGATCTGTACGCCTTCTACCGGCAGGTGGAAGCGAGCGGGTGCCCGGACATGGCCCAGGCTGCCGCCACCGTCCGGCGCTGGCAGACCGAAATCCTGAACAGTTTTACGTTCGATTATCACAATGGCACCGTGGAAGGACTGAACAACCAGACCAAGGTGATCAAACGGAACGCCTTCGGGTTCCAGCGGTACGACCGCCTGCGGGCCAAAGTGTTATTGCATCATCAATATAAATGGTCGCTCGCCGGATAA
- a CDS encoding SDR family oxidoreductase translates to MDINKQQMGGQPKQSQPEQPGLESEMKPLPIQPLDYKGSGKLTDRVALITGGDSGIGRAVAIAYAKEGAHVVINYLEQEQSDADETKKLIENEGVQAMLLPGDVSEEETCKSLIEKTVNEFGKLDILVNNSAIQFPTSDLQDISLEQWDKTFKTNLYSVFHMTKFAIPHLKEGSSIINTTSINPYTGNPNLIDYTSTKGAINGFTRSMAANLVGKGIRVNMVAPGPIWTPLIPSTFDEDSVAEFGTTAPMGRPGQPSELMGPYVLLASDEGSYMTGQCIHVNGGMYTSS, encoded by the coding sequence ATGGATATTAATAAACAGCAGATGGGTGGACAGCCAAAGCAGAGCCAGCCGGAGCAGCCGGGCCTTGAGTCAGAGATGAAGCCGCTGCCAATCCAGCCGCTCGATTATAAAGGAAGCGGAAAGCTGACGGACCGGGTGGCTCTGATCACTGGTGGTGACAGCGGCATCGGCCGCGCGGTGGCCATCGCCTATGCCAAAGAGGGAGCCCATGTAGTCATTAATTATTTGGAGCAAGAGCAGAGCGACGCCGATGAAACGAAAAAACTGATTGAAAACGAAGGCGTACAGGCTATGCTTCTGCCCGGAGATGTCTCGGAGGAAGAAACGTGTAAATCACTGATTGAAAAGACAGTGAATGAATTTGGCAAACTCGATATTCTTGTAAATAATTCTGCGATTCAGTTTCCAACGAGCGATTTGCAGGATATTTCGCTGGAACAGTGGGATAAAACATTCAAAACTAATTTATATTCCGTATTTCATATGACCAAGTTTGCAATTCCGCATTTAAAAGAAGGAAGCTCTATTATCAACACTACTTCCATTAATCCGTATACTGGTAACCCGAACCTGATTGATTATACGTCCACCAAAGGAGCCATTAACGGCTTTACCCGCAGTATGGCAGCCAACCTTGTCGGTAAAGGCATACGGGTAAATATGGTGGCACCGGGACCAATCTGGACACCGTTAATCCCTTCAACCTTTGATGAAGATTCCGTGGCGGAATTTGGAACTACGGCGCCGATGGGACGTCCGGGACAGCCTTCGGAACTGATGGGCCCTTATGTTCTGCTGGCATCGGATGAAGGCTCCTATATGACCGGCCAGTGCATTCATGTGAACGGCGGTATGTACACGTCATCTTAA
- a CDS encoding D-lyxose/D-mannose family sugar isomerase codes for MKLNDLTEIEVQRKVNEYFRLADITLKDEEIRDIQINDFGLGRLDELGLQLFVYINTERYCAKEWALFPRQTCPEHLHPPVESGDPGKQETFRCKFGTVYLYVEGEATSHPKAHPPEQDRDQFTAAHEVILTAGDQYTIPPNTKHWFQAGEEGAVTAEYSSTSTDNHDIFTHKDI; via the coding sequence ATGAAGCTGAATGATTTAACAGAGATTGAAGTTCAGAGAAAAGTAAATGAATACTTCCGGCTGGCAGACATTACGCTGAAAGACGAAGAAATACGGGATATTCAGATTAATGATTTCGGTCTTGGGCGTCTGGACGAACTGGGTCTGCAGCTGTTTGTGTATATTAATACAGAACGGTACTGTGCTAAAGAATGGGCGCTCTTCCCGCGTCAGACGTGCCCTGAGCATCTTCATCCTCCAGTGGAATCGGGGGACCCGGGCAAGCAGGAAACATTCCGCTGCAAATTTGGAACTGTCTATTTGTATGTGGAGGGAGAAGCGACTTCACATCCAAAGGCGCATCCCCCGGAACAGGACAGGGATCAGTTTACAGCAGCCCACGAAGTTATATTAACGGCCGGGGATCAATACACGATTCCTCCGAATACAAAGCATTGGTTCCAGGCAGGAGAAGAAGGCGCTGTAACCGCAGAGTATTCCTCGACAAGCACTGATAACCATGATATTTTCACGCATAAAGATATTTAA
- a CDS encoding methyl-accepting chemotaxis protein, whose protein sequence is MKGFIQKLTLGTKLNIIMAAVLIGFSIVIGFITFDQIKKGVEETAVEKAVSDLNLGYEYINSEYPGEWRIEDGNLIKGETTISGNTDIVDFIGEMTGGTVTIFMNDTRVTTNVMLEGERAVGTQASEEVVETVLQDEEMYTGEADVVGTSYQTAYEPIYNEAGVPIGMWYVGASQEILDEITGDALITFLIALVIAGIAAMGGVFLFSRRISKRLGRVTGALTAAGEGDFTTKLSDPSDDEIGRLTAGYNQMRENLGALVRQILTTSEQVAASSEQFSASAEETSSAADEVSRAVQEVAGGAEHQARSVGETKSLVADISGGMDRISGNIQAINESSSINVETAENGSQVIQQTLGQMSLIQDKTNHTATFIHHLENKSGQINDIISLITNIANQTNLLALNAAIEAARAGESGQGFAVVAEEVRKLAEQSGSSASQIGSLIKDIQADIQESVTSMEDGKEAVEGGIRQVKEAESAFQSISVSTKDIAVQLEESSAAVEQMTAQTEALMHSVQGVADIADQSMEHTQSVAASSEEQNASMQEISSASNTLAHMAEELGRSVRSFKV, encoded by the coding sequence GTGAAAGGATTTATACAAAAGCTTACGCTTGGCACAAAGCTGAACATAATTATGGCTGCAGTTCTCATTGGTTTTTCTATTGTGATTGGTTTTATTACGTTCGACCAGATAAAAAAGGGCGTGGAAGAAACGGCTGTAGAAAAAGCGGTTTCCGACTTAAATTTAGGCTATGAATACATAAATAGTGAATACCCCGGGGAGTGGCGTATTGAGGATGGGAATTTAATAAAAGGGGAAACGACTATCAGCGGAAATACCGATATTGTTGATTTTATCGGGGAAATGACCGGGGGCACCGTAACCATTTTCATGAATGATACCCGTGTAACGACCAATGTGATGCTTGAGGGAGAGCGTGCTGTCGGCACCCAGGCGTCAGAGGAAGTGGTGGAAACGGTGCTGCAGGATGAAGAAATGTATACAGGAGAAGCAGACGTAGTGGGAACAAGCTATCAAACAGCTTATGAACCTATTTATAACGAAGCGGGAGTGCCTATTGGCATGTGGTACGTAGGCGCATCGCAGGAAATACTGGATGAAATTACCGGTGACGCACTCATTACCTTTTTGATTGCTTTAGTGATTGCCGGTATTGCAGCAATGGGCGGCGTATTTTTATTTTCACGCAGGATATCCAAAAGACTCGGACGTGTGACAGGTGCGCTGACAGCAGCAGGAGAGGGAGATTTTACCACGAAGCTTTCGGATCCTTCAGATGATGAAATAGGCCGGCTGACAGCGGGATACAATCAAATGCGGGAAAACTTGGGTGCATTGGTAAGACAAATCTTAACCACGTCTGAGCAGGTCGCAGCCTCCTCTGAACAGTTTAGTGCGAGTGCGGAGGAAACAAGCTCGGCTGCTGACGAAGTGTCCCGTGCAGTGCAGGAGGTGGCCGGCGGGGCGGAGCACCAGGCCCGCAGCGTGGGAGAAACAAAATCGCTGGTGGCAGATATTTCCGGCGGTATGGATCGTATATCGGGAAACATCCAGGCAATTAATGAATCCTCGTCGATAAACGTCGAAACGGCGGAAAACGGGTCACAGGTTATTCAGCAGACGCTCGGACAGATGTCGTTGATTCAGGATAAAACGAATCATACCGCAACGTTTATTCATCACCTGGAAAACAAGTCTGGTCAGATAAATGACATTATTTCGCTGATTACCAATATTGCCAATCAGACCAACCTGCTGGCATTAAACGCAGCCATCGAAGCTGCACGCGCGGGAGAAAGCGGCCAGGGGTTTGCCGTGGTGGCTGAGGAAGTGCGCAAGCTTGCCGAGCAATCCGGCAGTTCCGCGAGTCAGATTGGTTCGCTGATTAAGGATATCCAGGCAGACATCCAGGAATCGGTTACGTCGATGGAGGACGGGAAAGAAGCCGTAGAAGGGGGTATCCGTCAGGTAAAGGAGGCGGAGAGTGCCTTTCAGTCGATTTCTGTATCGACGAAAGATATCGCCGTTCAGCTTGAAGAATCATCGGCAGCTGTGGAGCAGATGACAGCCCAGACAGAAGCATTGATGCATTCCGTGCAGGGGGTCGCAGACATCGCCGACCAGTCCATGGAGCATACACAAAGCGTAGCTGCTTCCTCTGAAGAGCAAAACGCTTCCATGCAGGAGATATCATCTGCATCAAACACCCTTGCGCATATGGCAGAGGAGCTCGGGCGCTCCGTGCGCTCGTTTAAGGTTTAA